One genomic window of Aquisalimonas sp. 2447 includes the following:
- a CDS encoding F0F1 ATP synthase subunit delta → MAADFNTIARPYAQAVFKLARDKGTLAQWSDTLGLLAALVEDDNLNPLLASPKLSPDQARDLVLRIAGEHLDAEGGNLVKLLAEKGRLLAAPAMARQYEDLRAEEEGTLDATVVSAQALDDKLQKELEAALGKRLKRKVRLHSEVDEHLMGGAVLRAGDLVIDGSVRGRLDRLATVLNR, encoded by the coding sequence ATGGCTGCCGATTTCAACACCATCGCCCGACCCTACGCCCAGGCGGTGTTCAAGCTCGCCCGGGACAAGGGGACCCTGGCTCAATGGTCCGACACCCTCGGACTGCTGGCAGCCCTGGTGGAGGACGACAACCTCAACCCGCTGCTGGCCAGTCCGAAGCTGTCTCCGGATCAGGCCAGAGATCTGGTGCTGCGCATCGCGGGTGAGCACCTGGACGCCGAGGGTGGCAATCTCGTCAAGCTGCTGGCCGAGAAGGGTCGCCTGCTGGCGGCGCCGGCCATGGCCCGGCAGTACGAGGACCTCCGAGCAGAGGAGGAAGGCACCCTGGACGCCACCGTTGTTTCCGCCCAGGCGCTGGACGACAAGCTCCAGAAGGAGCTCGAGGCGGCGCTTGGTAAGCGGCTCAAACGCAAGGTGCGACTGCACAGCGAGGTGGACGAACATCTCATGGGCGGTGCCGTGCTCCGCGCCGGGGATCTGGTAATCGATGGTTCGGTACGCGGG